A window of Macrococcus sp. 19Msa1099 genomic DNA:
AAGCAACAAGTGCACTTGACCCTCAGACGACAGACGAAATTCTTGAACTGCTCGTTGATATCAACAAGAAGCTGAACTTAACAATCGTGCTGATTACACACGAGATGGAAGTTATCCGTAAAATCTGCCATCGTGTCGCAGTGATGGAACACGGTAAGGTCGTTGAAGAAGGTTCAGTATTAAGTGTATTCAACAATCCACAGACGAACATTACGAAGCGCTTCGTAAAAGATGATATCTCTGACGAAGAACTGGAAGCTTCTATCAAGGAGATTAAAGCAGAGTATCCTGTAGGGGCACTGCTTCGACTTAAGTTCATCGGTTCTGCTACAGGACAGCCGATTGTCAGTCAGGTGATACAGAAGTATGGTCTGGATATGAATATTCTGGCAGGTAACGTAAAGCATACACAAGCAGGCTCATTTGGACATTTAATCGTCCATTTAACGTCGGTGAATGGTGATCTTACGAAAATTGCGGATGAACTTAAGCGTCACGGTGTAGAAGTGGAGGTAGAACAAGATGCAAACTAGTTTTTTAGATACGCTTAAAGAGATGCTGAGCTTCAAAAATGTAATTTGGGCAGATGTATGGACAGCAACGGTAGAAACGTTGCAAATGACATTGATTGCAACCTTCTTTACATTTTTCTTCGGGTTGATTATCGGGATTATCTTATTCCTCACATCACGCAGTAACAATAAAGGAGTGCGCATCTTTTATTCCATCACTGCATTTTTAGTGAATTTATTCAGAGCGATACCATTTATCATTTTAATCTTGCTCCTGTTCCCGTTTACTAACTTAATTATGCAGACAATTAGTGGTGTAAAAGGCGCATTGCCGGCACTCATCATCGGAGCTTCACCATTTTATGCGCGACTCGTTGAAATTGCGATGAAAGAAATTGATAAGGGTGTTATTGAAGCGGTGCAGTCAATGGGTGCAAATACCTTTACATTAGTTCGTAAAGTATTGATTCCTGAAAGTTTACCGGCACTTGTGTCTGGTATTACAGTAACAGCAATCGCTTTAGTAGGGTCTACTGCCATTGCCGGGGTTATCGGTGCAGGTGGATTAGGGAACTTAGCTTATTTAGTAGGGTTCACTAGAGCACAGAATGATGTCATCTTAGTTTCGACAGTGTTAATATTACTGCTTGTATTTGCGATACAATTTATCGGTGATATAATCACAAAACGTATTGATAAACGATAATCAGTTCCAATGGAATTTGACTATAAATTAAATAACGGAAAGAGAGTGAATTAAATGAAAAAGTTTATATCATTATTATTCGTAGCTACATTAGTACTTGTACTTGCAGCTTGTGGAGACAACGAAAAGAAAGCTTCTAAAGAAGACGATAAGACGATTACTGTCGGCGCTTCACCAGCACCGCATGCGGAATTACTTGAACAAGTTAAACCAGTATTAGAAAAAGAAGGCTATACTTTAAAGATTAAGACAATCAATGACTACACAACTCCGAACCGTTTCTTAGATGCAGGTGAGCTTGATGCAAACTTCTTCCAGCATACACCATACTTAGACACTGAGAAGAAAGCAAAAGGATATAAAATTGAATCAGCAGGTAACATCCATATCGAACCGATGGCTATCTACTCAAAGAAATATAAATCATTAAAAGAGCTTCCAGAAAACGCTGAAGTATTTGTATCAAATAACCCAGCTGAAGAAGGGCGTTTCTTATCATTCTTTACTGA
This region includes:
- a CDS encoding ATP-binding cassette domain-containing protein, with the protein product MHVIKLNNVVKTFTTKKGDITAVDRVSLDITQGEIYGIIGFSGAGKSTLIRMFNGLEKPTSGEVVVDNDIINQLDQKTLNMKRQKISMIFQHFNLLWSRTVYDNIALPLEIAGVKKSDIDGKVKSLINLVGLNGRENAYPSELSGGQKQRVGIARALSNDPKVLLCDEATSALDPQTTDEILELLVDINKKLNLTIVLITHEMEVIRKICHRVAVMEHGKVVEEGSVLSVFNNPQTNITKRFVKDDISDEELEASIKEIKAEYPVGALLRLKFIGSATGQPIVSQVIQKYGLDMNILAGNVKHTQAGSFGHLIVHLTSVNGDLTKIADELKRHGVEVEVEQDAN
- a CDS encoding methionine ABC transporter permease, translating into MQTSFLDTLKEMLSFKNVIWADVWTATVETLQMTLIATFFTFFFGLIIGIILFLTSRSNNKGVRIFYSITAFLVNLFRAIPFIILILLLFPFTNLIMQTISGVKGALPALIIGASPFYARLVEIAMKEIDKGVIEAVQSMGANTFTLVRKVLIPESLPALVSGITVTAIALVGSTAIAGVIGAGGLGNLAYLVGFTRAQNDVILVSTVLILLLVFAIQFIGDIITKRIDKR
- a CDS encoding MetQ/NlpA family ABC transporter substrate-binding protein, translated to MKKFISLLFVATLVLVLAACGDNEKKASKEDDKTITVGASPAPHAELLEQVKPVLEKEGYTLKIKTINDYTTPNRFLDAGELDANFFQHTPYLDTEKKAKGYKIESAGNIHIEPMAIYSKKYKSLKELPENAEVFVSNNPAEEGRFLSFFTEAGLITLNDGVDPVKATFKDIKENKKNIKFNNKQSAEFLPKSYNNGEGDAVIINSNFALENKLNPLKDSIAIEKSDSPYANLIAVQEGHKGDAKIKALVKALQSKETQDFINKKYNGAVIPAK